The genomic window TTTAATTGAAGGCaatttaaaagattttgaaGATTAGCCTTATATTTTCCcactaataaaaaatcttaattgtTGAGCACAACATAACAAGATTATGCGATTTTTTAAAGTTCGTTAACCCCTATAAACATGAGTTAAGTACCTGCATCTTCAAAAAACATCACTATTATGTTAAAAGATGAATTAAATGTTACCTAGGTACCTTACTATCAATAACATTGTGTGACAATTATTTCTTACATAATGTTACGTTGGCATAGTACATTCATTGATTGATATTATAATGTTGATTAATGATCACTATCCCACCGCACCGTCTAAATTCATCTCGGTACCGCCAATTGTCACCGACTTGTTGAGATTGCCATGTATGTAACGTCTATGAGTCGTGACGACATACTTAGATGATAGAGATCAATAACAACAATGTTGTTTGTGAATGGACTCGAAACAAGTCTACCCACTTAAAAACATGGGTAGATTGACTCCCAAAATTATCAATGAACTTAACACTCTCAATAACTGTCTGCATAACCTGAGAATCGAAACTATGACGTTAAACCTCAGATTACTAAAGTGCGAGGTGGTAACGTACTTATAGCTTCAATTTTCTCCAGTTTCATATTTTCCTACTTGGAtaattttgaaagttgtagtTTGTAGTCCATGCAATCAATGTTGTTAGATAGGTACCATGTAAGATTAAGCTAAGCTATCCTATCCAGAGAAAAGTGGTCGATTCTCATTAGCTGTAGGATTTAGAAGTGCTAAATACATCGAGCATATTATCAGCTTTTATGAGAGACCATGTGCCAACAACGTAaactatgaatttatttatgacaACGTTTCTGGACACTGATGATGCATATCTACGTGTTTATCTACCTCTGACAAAATGTTCATAAATAAAGTCTTAAACCATAGACTTTTTAAGAAGGCTTCTGAGCATCTTTCTCGGCAGTTGACAgcatttttcattttcccatGAAAGTTGACCCTCGATAAACTTGCTCAGAAACCCAATTTAACGTTTAAAAATTGTTAGGAATGGTTGTAAGGCATTTATTTACCGACACGTggtattgtatttaaataattagaaTACGAAAATGCTTAACTGCGTAGTCACTTCTTTGTTGTTTCGACTTTAAAcaatgtaggtaatttaaaatCATCACGTTatgtacgtaaaaaaaaaacaaagattacCTGCTACTTCAATCCTTTCGTGAGATTTCGTTAATATTTCAAACCGCGAGAGTGAACCACAGATAGTGACATTAAACCCACGAAAGTAATAAGTTATGTAAGTAATGTGTATTTTTCGATGGGTTTAATAGGACTAGATTATTTTGataagttttgaaaaaatatatatacatggATCCGAATGCTCCTATAATTACGATGTCTtcttcaaaattacaaaagaaaatcagaAATATCCTCACTGTGAGTACCTACATATGCAGTGTAGATACATTGTGGTATTTGGTATCATCGATCAGCTGTTACACATCGCCAGTATACCTACTTAGTGCAATCGCTCATTGAATAATGCATCAAGTTGTAGTGTGCAGTGAGTATAGACAACAAACCTTTGTTAACGAGCCTTCCTCGTGGTCAGCAAGGTTAAGCAACATTGCTCTAATTCATAACAAACAATGACGACTGTTAAACTTGAAAAAACTAACAAATGGGAAAGAATAAAGATTACTATTATGTTTGAGCTATATTGCTAGAGTTGCAAATTAGGTAATTTACAAGAGCGAGCATTTTGCctaattaagtttttagttAGTCATATACGGAGAATCCTAAATCAAAGCATTTCTCATGATcatgtatatgtcgcagggatatgataaaaacggggatttgatcaattccctaagggatttgatcaaatcacggaggatgttaaaataacaacacgattttatcttttccctaaacaaatctagtgaattgaacaaatccctaaattggttcagtgatatgacaaaaaatatgtcagttcttgtcttgtgcctgtaagaaattaatttatgtaattcacgatgccacaaatcagctacatgttttaataagtgattattacaaagaggcatatcatacgcaactaaaatattttttattttttaaacaaatttttgttcattttttaaaaaaaagtattgttctgagtaatggtgatttttttatatcaatatttccttattacacacacctgattatcataattatgtaggtatatcttgccaaataaacctttaaaatatcaaagcaaaattatttttgtcatatcactaaaccaatttagggatttgttcaattcactagatttgtttagggaaaagataaaatcgtgttgttattttaacatcctccgtgatttgatcaaatcccttagggaattgatcaaatccccgtttttatcatatcctgCTTATCATTATCATTACTGCGACATATACATCAATCGTATCAATATGTATCAATAGTAATACCTAAACATTTTTCCATAACATGCAAACTACAGTTAACATGAATTTTGCACGACTAACGGCTATAAGATCCGTAGACAGCTTCGAGATCAATAAATGGCGCGCCACAATATGACTCATAGACAAATGACTACATTTAGCTATGTATAATAACTACGTAATAATAGATGTGAGTAATTTGTTGTTTTCGAGATCATTTTTTGGTTAGGTTATGTAACGAGTTTGAGGTAAATAAGAGGTGACAAACACCGCAAAGTTAGGCTGTATAGTTGTCAATGAAAAATCACAGTTGTAGGTATGCATAGATTGAGGTTCTCACTATAGGTGTGACATAcacctatatatatatacatgtatgtatatCTTTTTTGATGAAAGAGTAATCTATGTAAAGTTATTCGTTATTAGTATACAGCATTAGATGTTTTTACTGCAGTATAAGACATACGAACTTATTTATATGCCTACAGGTGTTAAATATAGAGTGGGCCCACGGTTGTACCCTGTGCAACTCCCATGGGAACCGCAGAAGTAGCAGATCTTTTTGAcccttgaaatattttttttgaaatcggttaagaaaatataaatatcctGTAAAATACAGTCCACTTTctacaaaaatcatattttttatatctgatAACGAGGATACCTTATTTCATACTTTTAATCTGTCGTCTCTAGATTATATGGTTACTATCCAGACCTAATCTGCCACGGCCTTGCTTTTCGCcattaaacaaatgaaaatcttaaaataatgcatcATAAACAATGTGGTAGGTAGAGGTGTTAAAAAAACTATTCGTGGAAGGTTTTATAAGATCGATAGTTCGTGGGAATCGTGTCACCCGATAAATAAACAGATTaacatatttaggtacctactcttgACTTAATTTCTACAACCTATGTATCTATACGATTTATTATGATAGATAGGAGCCTTTATGTCCAAATTCAATATCTAATCTCAAATCACTGGATCGTTAACTCATGCCTACAGAATAAACAGCGATAGCCTAATGGGATGGCTATAGATCCGATAAGACCGGAGAAAAATCAGACGCAGGACTGACTTCGGGCCGATCCGAAATCGGAAATCGAACCCACAGCCTCGAGCAGAGTCGCCCTTTGTGACAACTAGACCAAAAGCAACATGGCATAGAGGCTAAATAAACCattcattaaaacctttttcaaTCCACCTAAATGTAATGTAGCCAGTGACATTCAGCCTGACATGAGACTTGTCAGTCGAGATCCCCAtagtttatctttattattgttattgtaaattatagtAACTTTTGGAATGAAACCGAAGCTGCGGAATataaagagtttttattttacaggtaaTTTAAGTCTGATCTGTACCTACGAATCACCTGCTAGGCTGAAACGAATAGCTTTTTGACTAGATAAATAGTTTGAAGGTGCTTACTGTCTCCATGATACAAGATTTAACAAGTTTAAATAGAGTTACAATTCTTGGTGcttatttatgaatgaaatatgGACACGACTGTAGGAAACCCTATTTCTAACAACAACAAACAACCGATCTAATTGAGATGCAACCTCATGTCATGTCAGTATAttcttattttatgtttatttttaactatcaTTTTGGGATATTCCTTAAGCATTATCTTAACTTTTTCCtcgtttcattaattttattctgaTCGCTTACACTTATACCGGATTAGAATGTAAAAAGAATGAAATTGATTGGGctaaacaataaacattatcCTTTTTCCTTATCCGATCAATTTCCTTTCTTTTTATTCTATTAGGAAAGAGTTGAGGAAAACGTAAAACAATcatttttccttaaaaaaaagatttttttgccAATCAATTTCATTCTTTACTATATTTTGATCAGATAGGTATGAGTACCCGATCAGAAtatctatataattatataaaaatgaagcccgctttccgttgtcacgacataatatgaaaacggcttgaccgatttggctgaaaattaacTAACTTAGACCcgagagaaggttttaggatagtttttgtcaccatccggctacgggacgcaggtgaaaccgcgggcgaaagctagtatgtaataaaaataattggacAAGGAAAACGTTGAAAAAaggttaaataatattttaaaataatagtaaaaagaACCATAAGATAAGGTTATACCATATATGGCATAAGGTTGCATCCAAATTAGACGGGTTGGGCTATAGCGACAGACATTAATTAGCATATTGAaaacgttacaaaaatattgttgagtTTTCCTCTCCTTATTACATACCTCATACCTGCATTGTTCTCCAACTGTAATTTTTGTCAATTCTTAAACTCCCTTCTTTTAAGTAGCTTCTATCAACTTAAAGGTTATGAAAGACGCAGACGTATCGGAGATAACCAGAAACCAAATAAACAGTACTGACTGTACTCAATAatcaatacctacttaattctTTCTTATCATTCCTTGGATATTTTACATCTTTTATCGTATTAATTAATTCTTCACTGGGGAACCATTGCAAATCTATCTAATACAATACATTACAGTATGTCACAGGACTCGTATGCTACAGAAGTCCAATGCATAGTTTGAACATAATCAGTAGTGGGGAATTTATTAAGGTTAAAAACCacgataaatattaaatataatatttttacaacaacCCTTCTAGGAAAGagggaaaataataaacagagGTTGGAAGGAAAAATCTACTTACCTAATTAAACACAGACACACTTTGTTTATAGATATCTACCTAGTATatgtagaatagaatagaatagaaagtttatttattcaagtaacatgACTCATAATGTTAGTAAAAGacttaattttatgttagtaaaaaaaaagaaaaacaaaaatatacatcaaTTATTTATGTGCCATCCTGTGAGAAATGGCACAACAGCGATTTACATAAGAGCAATCCAGCCTATCagctaacatttttatattgtataaaagtacctatctacattaacaataataataaatggcaTTGTTTTCTTAATCGTATCGTAAAAAATAAGTGAtcggtattttttattattgtatttagatTAGTTTTTTTGCTCAATCTAGTTGAGGAAATGtcagaaagaaacatttatgcATTCATTCATCTATCTATAACAGAATCCAAGTTTTAATATTATGCAATACATAACAACATATCtggtaaatgggctatttaacattgaaatcatttttcaacaTTCACCTTAAGAAAATTCGTAGATTTAAAGTTGCGGCTTTTCCAAATAATTTCGACTTCTATCAAATCATAAGATGGGTTCATGGGTTAACAAACCAGTGGTATAATTACATAGTAAGTAATAGAAAAGTCAGTAGATTGTATGGTACCTGCATGacgatgaaaattatatctttCGTACACTATACATATACTTTTAGTTACGATGGCAGcttagaaattaattaaataattgcgCTTTGAAATGAGATAACGGTTCAGGGAAAGTACTCTTTGGACCGATTATTTCGTTGATTCTGTAAAAAGAACATAACTGAAATAAGGTCAGATTAGGTACCTTATTTTCTACTAATTGACTGGCAATCTTTAATTCCTAAATGGCAAGTTTTAATTCCTAAATGGGAAGTAAGCCTTATAAGGTAGGTATAGTAATAACTTAAAGGCTagaacagaaataaaattaagaagtcTCTGTTGTTGATAAAGAAATCAGTGATAACGGATGGCGTTGCGAGCGTTGTACCTACATTGAGATAATGCTCTGACTTAACAATGGATAATGTTTTATCCTAAGTTTTGTACAAGGAGTTTGTGACTATATGCGTGCACTTTCTTAAGATAGAAACATCTGTAAAGTAAATACTCGTATTTATAACTTCTTCTACAAATACTGAAAGCAAGCACATATTACCAGACTGACTTTTCTTCTACGTAGCGACCGATATGTCAAATTCAGAATACTGCTCTGTCAGGCATCTTACATTGTTATAAACGCAGAGAGCTACATTTCTACACTGAACCTGATAAAAGACCAAGAACTCAATTTTCCTTCCAAACTTCCAGGAAACATGGCGAAGCTGTCATCAGGCCACGGCATCCAGGTGGTGTCTCCGAACGAGGACCACACCTTCCAGCTGAACGAGTCAGAGCTCCAAGAGTTGCTGCTGCGGGAAGACTTGAAGGACCGGCCGGTGGTGCTGTTGTCTGTAGCAGGGGCTTATAGAAAGGGGAAATCGTTCCTGCTTGACTTCTTCTTGAGATATTTGGATCAGACTGTAAGTATGCAAGATGGTGAATGGTTGTATATTCCtagagtaggtacctagagTAGTTTCACCCGTCCGTGGGATgaccttcctcaataaatgcactctctaacactgaaagtatttttcaaatctgtccagtagttcctgCGTTCAAGCGAACGAACGAAAGAATTAGTAAAGATAAAAGACAGGTTGAGTTTTTTGAGAAgccttaatttaatatattagtaataaaatatttcatctttCACACTGAACTGCTAAATTGTAGATATACCATAAATTGGAAGTAGGTGATTACTTCAAAGtctatacctatttttttttccagtACAATAATGGACTAGGCGGTGGCGAGTGGCTGGGTGCAGACGCGGAATCGCTGAAGGGATTCTCCTGGCGCGGCGGCTCCGATCGGCACACCACCGGCATCCACCTCTGGTCACAGCCCTTCAAAGCTACCACTCCTGATGGCGAGAAGGTAAACAAACATTATACTGCAGTGATTTGTTTCATATTGGTCAGTGGTGGATAAGAGCTTAGGCCTAGAACGGCCATTTGTCACAAGGCTGTTCCATGAACTGTTTCagacaattaaaattttcacgtATGATGTACGGAACACTTGGCCCTAGGCACATGGTCGGTTTTTAATACTAATGGTCGTCCTTTAAAAATCCATTATCTTTTTCCACTTCTGTCTATTTTTCATCTAATGTATTTTCTGTAGGTATTGTTGTTGATGACCAAAATAtaagttaatattaaaagcCTGCCATTTACTTCTGAATCTTTCTCAAGCCGGTTTTGTTCTACTTCAGGTGGTGATCTTGCTCATGGACACACAAGGCACCTTCGACAGCAACTCGACAGTGAAGGACAACGCCACCGTGTTCGCGCTGTCCACCATGCTGTCCTCCGTACAAATATACAACCTCTCGCAGAACATTGAAGAAGATGACTTGCAGCATCTACAGGTAAGGGAGGAAATAATATGCAACTGACGGCAGACGAAAGATCACGTCTGTGTCTTTCCGAAAGGTTAagcatatgtaggtatatctacaTTCAAAGGATTCACTATGTAGGAGGCTAGCCAAATGTTCTTCTAATATATCTGCCGATCTAAAAGAGCCATTATATCTGAATGTACTTCTTGTTCTTCTTCCTGACCTGTTCCCAAGTTATTTAGGTTCGGAGCAATACGATTTCCGCTTCCATTTCTCTCTATCAAGTGTCATACTAATATCCACTCACTTTTTATTCATGTCTACTTTCAGCCAATCCATTTTATCTAAATGTTCAagtaattatatgtatattaatgtAACTTATTTTACGTTTCAGCTATTCATGGAGTATGGCCGCGTCGCCAAAGACGAGATTGGTGGCAAACCATTCCAGCATCTTCAGTTTCTCGTGAGAGACTGGTCGTTCCCGTATGACCATCCTTACGGGTCTGAGGGTGGGCAACAACTACTTAACAAAAGACTTACGGTGAGTTCACCATGTAACTTTAATTATAACCGAATCATTTTCAGTTGTTGAATCGGTGGTTTAACCAATGACCGGCAAGGAGGTATCGTTGGTAGAGGAGGTTGGTTATCGAtaaagttaaatggtgcaactagGTCCTCTTATTCAATGAACTTTTCCGAAACTGGGTGCTGTTTTTTTTACCACGTAGTGGGATagttgaagtcgtggtggcctagtgggcaaagaaccaacctctcgagtatgagggcgcgggttcgaatccaggtcaggcaagtaccaatgcaacttttctaagtttgtatgtactttctaagtatatcttagacaccaatggctgataaaaaggtgaaggaaaacatcttgaggaaacctggactatatagtctgaaatcaccaacccgcattgagcaagcgtggtgattaatgctcaatccttctccgtgagagaggaggcctgtgcccagcagtgggacgataaaaaggctgtaactgtagtGGGATAGTTGGCTACCAACTAGGTGATCAGATACTCTAATATTATGATGATAATCTGTTTCCAGGTCAAAGAATCCCAGCATGAGGAGTTGCAGAGGGTGCGTCAGGACATAGCGCGTTGCTTCGAGGAAGTCACCTGCTTCCTCATGCCTTACCCTGGGAGGAAAGTATCCACTGACCCGGATTTCACTGGAAAGCTGTCAGGTATGAAACAGTTTTGACAAGCACTAATTCATGTATGGAGTTTCCGTGACATTGTTGATGAATAGGAGTCCGGAGGTGCATAAAGGCTTGAATAAACTTGTTGCTTAGGTCCACCTCTTACGTCTTCTTTTCTTACAGTTATATTTTGAGTTGCGACTCGTGAACTGCGTCTTTTCACACTACGTTCGTAACGATAGACTTCTGATGCAAACGGGACAATTATACAAAATACTGTATTTAGGTACATACTGTATTGACTCAGAAGAGCagcaaatgaaaaatataactatataataattaattaactgcACCTATATgccatatcgactgcaagcaagcaatacctcctatctgacatttttgacCTTTAGATTTACCTTTAGATTTTGACCTTTAGATtgacctttagattcaaaataaaaacaaaaaactttattaatcaatactatgcttagtaaaagaaaacttggattttcagtatctcattataccttcctcggaataaggattttattaagttttattgttcccctttaaaatccacccggagtcagataggaggtattgcttgcttgcagtcgatatctTTCAGTCACAGTAACTCCAAACTTATCGACCACgctaaacataaaaaatgctTCTCTTCCAGATATAGACCCAGAGTTCCAGAAGGCACTCCAGCAGTTGGTACCTATGCTGCTGCAGCCCAGCAGGCTGGTCACCAAGAAGATCGCGGGACAGACGGTGAAGGCGCGGGACTTGCTCAACTACTTCAAGAGTTATGTGGATGTCTTCAACAGCGAGGAGCTGCCGCATCCCATGACTATACTGCAGGTAAATGTTAACTAATTTATTAAGGCATTATGATCGCCCagtggggcccaccagggccaaagcctgccggggctgcgagattgttcgaaagagataccgcggccctggtacataatggGCTTCGGAAGgaatatgatgggttttagtcagtatgagTGGGACACTCCCTcaagctgctaacccacagcgggaggggtcataaaaaataaaaatagtcgtCATTAGCCTTTTCACCGtcgaaggattgagcgttaatcaccacgattGCTAAGTGCAGGATT from Helicoverpa zea isolate HzStark_Cry1AcR chromosome 20, ilHelZeax1.1, whole genome shotgun sequence includes these protein-coding regions:
- the LOC124640366 gene encoding atlastin-like; amino-acid sequence: MAKLSSGHGIQVVSPNEDHTFQLNESELQELLLREDLKDRPVVLLSVAGAYRKGKSFLLDFFLRYLDQTYNNGLGGGEWLGADAESLKGFSWRGGSDRHTTGIHLWSQPFKATTPDGEKVVILLMDTQGTFDSNSTVKDNATVFALSTMLSSVQIYNLSQNIEEDDLQHLQLFMEYGRVAKDEIGGKPFQHLQFLVRDWSFPYDHPYGSEGGQQLLNKRLTVKESQHEELQRVRQDIARCFEEVTCFLMPYPGRKVSTDPDFTGKLSDIDPEFQKALQQLVPMLLQPSRLVTKKIAGQTVKARDLLNYFKSYVDVFNSEELPHPMTILQATAEANNTSASAEARNVYETLMEEICGGAKPYLPQDALDMEHRKCLNKALHAFDSKKKMGGDDMAAKYKELLVKDIEDLYVQLSAHNEGKNLYRMFSTPAVFAALFLLGYLLTVLGNTFGVQTLVAVGQAVTVAAAGMLAAWGYTRMTGNLREVGMQLDDIANKIRSFVVRRAEPSLKES